DNA from Candidatus Methylomirabilota bacterium:
GCATGGCCGCGGCGAGCCGGTCGATCCGGCTGACCTGCTGCGCATCCCGGGCGGGGACGGCGCGCGCGTCGAGGGCTTCCAGCAACAGGCCCGCGTAGGCGACGGGCAGAGACAGCCGCTCCTGCGCGCCGAAGTCGCCGGAGTCCACGACGAAGCGCAGCACGACCGCGGGTTGACGGATCTGGGCCGGTGTGAAGTCCGGGGCCGGTGGCGCGGCCTCCTCGCTGGCCGGTCCCGCACAGGCGGCGAGGAGCAGAACGAGAGCCAGAATACCGGCCAGCATACCGGCAGGGTATCATTGCCGCCGTGGCGCCGGCTGTAGATCCGCCGTAACGTCGCGCCCGGGGGACGGATGGACTTCGCGTTCACGCCAGAGCAGGAGGAGCTGAGCCGGGCCCTGCGTGCCTTCGCCCGCAAGGAGCTGGCCCCGCGTTCCCAGCGCTGGGACAAGAGCGGGGAGTTCCCGTGGGATGTCTGGCGGCACATGGGGGAGCTCGGCCTCTTCGGGCTCCGCGTGCCCGCGGAGCTCGGAGGCCAGGAGGCCGATCTGGTGACGACCGGCATCGCCATCGAAGAGGTCGCCCGGGGAGACTTCAGCTGCACCTACGGCGTGCAGCTCGCCTGTCTGGGGGGGGAGATCATCGGCCGCAACGGCACCGACGAGGTGCGCAAGCGCTGGCTGCCCCCGATCGCTCGCGGCGAGGCGGTGCTTGCCATCGGGCTGACCGAGCCGTCGGTCGGCTCGGACGCCGCCAACCTGACCTGCCGCGCGGTCCGCGAGGGGGACGAGTACGTCATCACGGGCGAGAAGTCCGGGATCAGCCTGGGCATCGCCGCCCACGCGATCATGCTGTTCGCGACCACGAATCCCGGGGCGCGGGCCCAGGGGGTGACCGCGTTCCTGGTCCCGCTGGACCTGCCCGGGGTGTCGCGCAGCGCGCTGCGCGACCTGGGCGCGCGGGCCGTGGGCCGGGCGGTGCTGTCGTTCGACCACGTCCGCGTGCCCGTGTCCCACCGTCTGGGCCAGGAGGGGACCGGCTTCTACCAGGTGATGCGGGGCTTCGACTTCAATCGCGCGCTCATCGCCCTGGCCTGCCTGGGCTCGGCGCAGGCGTCGCTCGAGGAGACGATGGCGTACGTCAAGGAGCGCAAGGCCTTCGGCCAGGCCATCGCCCAGTTCCAGGGAGTCTCGTTCCCCATCGCCGAGGCCGCGACGCTGATCGAGGCGGCGCGGCTGCTCTGCTACCGGGCCCTGTGGCTGGCCGACCGGGGCGAGCGCCACACGAGGGAGTCGGCGATGGTGAAGTGGTGGGCGCCCCGGCTGGCCGTGGACACCATCCATCAATGTCTGCTCCTGCACGGCCACTACGGCTACACCGAGGAACTGCCCTTCGAGCAGCGCCTGCGCGACGTCATCGGCCTGGAGATCGGCGACGGGACCGCCGAGGTGATGAAGCTCGTCGTGGCCCGCGAGCTCATGGGCCGCGAGAGCGTGCTCTGAGGGATGCCGCTCAAGACGTACACGCTGAGCGAGCGTCCCGCGCTCGAGGACGAGTTCGAGCGCCTGGCCGCGGCCGCCTGGCCGCGCTTCCTGCGGCAAGGCGACCAGCTGGGACTCGGCCGGTACTGGCCCTGGCTCTTCGAGCAGGGGGACTTCCAGCTCCTCGTCTGCGACGGCGCCGATCGCGTGGTGGCGGCCGGCCATACCATCCCCATCGACTGGGACGGCACACCGGACGGACTGCCGGAGTCGATGGTGGCGGTGCTCCGCAACGCCCGAGAGACCCGCGACACGGGCCGCCGTCCCACGGCGCTCTCCGCGCTTGCCGCGATGGTGTCGCCCGAGCGCCGCGGCCAGGGGCTCAGCAGCGAGCTGATCAGGGCCATGGCGGCGGTGGCCCGCCAGCACCGGCTGTCGGCGCTCGTCGCCCCGGTGCGACCGACCCTCAAGGCCAGCTACCCGCTGGCGCCGATGGAGCGCTACGTGCGCTGGACGCGCAGCGACGGCGCGCCGCTGGATCCCTGGATCCGCGTGCACTGGCGGCTGGGGGCCGAGATCGTGCGCGTCGTCCCGCGCACGCTGCTGATCGCCGGTCGCGTGGCGGACTGGGAGGCGTGGACGGAGATGGCCTTCCCCGACACCGGGCCCTACGTGGTGCCGGGCGCCCTGCAGCCGGTCGTGATCGACCGCGAGCGGGACGAGGGACGCTACGAGGACCCCAACGTCTGGATGCAGCACCCCGTCATCTGAGGGACCGCATATGGATCTGAACCTCGCCGACAAGACCGTCATCGTCACCGGAGGCGGCTCCAACATCGGTCGCGCCATCGGCCTGGCCTTCGCCCGCGAGCGCGCCAACGTCGTGATCGCCGAGATCGACGCGGGCCAGGGCAAGAAAGTGGTGGCCGAGGCCGAGGGCCTCGGCGCCCGGGCGCTGCTGGTGCCCACCGACGTCACCAGCTGGCCGTCGGTGCAGGCGATGGTGCGGACGGCCGAGGAGCGGTTCGGCGGCGTGCACGTGCTCGTGAACAACGTGGGCTGGACCCGCGACGCCCTCTTCGTGGAGAAGACCCGCGAGGAGTGGGACAAGGAGATCCAGCTCAACCTGTGGGGGATGATCAATTGCACCCGCGCCGTGCTGGACGGCATGATCGCCCGGCGCGCCGGCGCCATCGTCAGTCTCGGCTCCGACGCCGGACGGATCGGGGAGTTCCGGGAAGGCGTGTACGGGGCCTGCAAGGCGGGCGTGATCGCCCTGTCCAAGTCGATCGCCCGCGAGGTGGGCAAGCACGGCATCCGGCTCAACGTCGTCTGCCCGGGCATGACGATGCCGGCGCCGGACGAGGACGTCGGCGAGCTCAGCATGTGGGCCCAGGCCGAGAACCGCGCGTGGATGACGGACGACATGCGGGCCCGGATCGCCAGGGCGTACCCGTTGCGGCGCGTGGCCCGTCCCGAGGACGTCACCGGCGCCGTCCTGTTCCTGGCCTCCGACGCCGCCGGGTTCGTCACCGGGCAGACGTTGAGCGTCAGTGGCGGTTACACGATGATGTAGGATGCCGGGCGGACGGGCGTGACGCCGGCGTCACGCCGGGTCCGCCGGCCCGATCACTGGCGGTCCTGCTTCTCGCGCTGCTCCCGGCCACCCGGACTGGCCGCCGGCGCCTGCTCGAGCATGTCCTGCTGCATGGTCACGACGAGCTCCTGGTCCTGCCCGCGCTGCACGCGCACGGCGTTCCAGGGCACAGCCATCTCCTGACCGCTGCCGGTGAGAAGGCCGCCGCCCCGCGTGATGACGACGGAGCTGACCTTGCCGTCCGTCGGATCGATCAACAGCTTGCCGACTTTGCCGATCTCCTTGCCCTGCTGATCGCGCACCTGCGCGCCCACCAGGGAGTCGGACGCGATGGTGGCGCCGTGCTGCGCGCCGGCCTGGCCGGCCGGACGTTCCGCCACCGGCGGCTGCGGCGGCGGTGGTTGCTGCTGTGGCTGCGTCTGCGGGGCCGGTTCCGATTGCTGCTGAGCCAGCGCGCCCGGCGGCAGGACGAGCACCGCCGCCACGGCGGCGAATGTGACGAGCTGCTTCATGGCCATCCCTCCTTCATGTGTTAGCGAGAGTACGGTTGCAGGAGGGATGCCAGCGAAGGCCCCCGCGACGTGGCACTTCCTACAGGGGATCGTCGGCGGCTCGCCGTCGCGGGCGTGGCGGCCTGAGCAGCCGCCAGAGCTTCTCCGCGTGCAGCGGCGTGTCGGGGGCGCCGGGGACATCGTCAGGCACTCACTGGTGGTGACGGCGTATCGTGTCAAGCGCTGGTCCCGTCCGCTTGACGATGCGCGGACGCCCGGCGTAGGGTCGTCGCCATGCGATCGGCTCCCATCGCCGCCATCACTTGCCCGCTCGACTGACGGCGTGGCGTTTCCGGACGAGGTGACGCTCACTCCGGCGCACGCCCGGGCCATGCGCGCGGCGGGCTGGTGGCGCGACGAGACGCTCGACGCCTACCTGGACCGGTGGGCCACGGAGCGGCCGGACCGCACGGCCATCGTCGACGGCGTGAGCCGTCTGACGTGGGGCGAGCTGGCGCGGCGGGTGGAACGTGTCGCCTACGGGTTTCAGGCGTCGGGGCTGGGACCGGGCTCGGTCATCTCCTGCCAGCTCCCCAACTGGAACGAGTGGATCGTGCTGGCCCTGGCGGCCGTCCGGCTGGGAGCGATC
Protein-coding regions in this window:
- a CDS encoding acyl-CoA dehydrogenase family protein → MDFAFTPEQEELSRALRAFARKELAPRSQRWDKSGEFPWDVWRHMGELGLFGLRVPAELGGQEADLVTTGIAIEEVARGDFSCTYGVQLACLGGEIIGRNGTDEVRKRWLPPIARGEAVLAIGLTEPSVGSDAANLTCRAVREGDEYVITGEKSGISLGIAAHAIMLFATTNPGARAQGVTAFLVPLDLPGVSRSALRDLGARAVGRAVLSFDHVRVPVSHRLGQEGTGFYQVMRGFDFNRALIALACLGSAQASLEETMAYVKERKAFGQAIAQFQGVSFPIAEAATLIEAARLLCYRALWLADRGERHTRESAMVKWWAPRLAVDTIHQCLLLHGHYGYTEELPFEQRLRDVIGLEIGDGTAEVMKLVVARELMGRESVL
- a CDS encoding GNAT family N-acetyltransferase, with protein sequence MPLKTYTLSERPALEDEFERLAAAAWPRFLRQGDQLGLGRYWPWLFEQGDFQLLVCDGADRVVAAGHTIPIDWDGTPDGLPESMVAVLRNARETRDTGRRPTALSALAAMVSPERRGQGLSSELIRAMAAVARQHRLSALVAPVRPTLKASYPLAPMERYVRWTRSDGAPLDPWIRVHWRLGAEIVRVVPRTLLIAGRVADWEAWTEMAFPDTGPYVVPGALQPVVIDRERDEGRYEDPNVWMQHPVI
- a CDS encoding SDR family oxidoreductase translates to MDLNLADKTVIVTGGGSNIGRAIGLAFARERANVVIAEIDAGQGKKVVAEAEGLGARALLVPTDVTSWPSVQAMVRTAEERFGGVHVLVNNVGWTRDALFVEKTREEWDKEIQLNLWGMINCTRAVLDGMIARRAGAIVSLGSDAGRIGEFREGVYGACKAGVIALSKSIAREVGKHGIRLNVVCPGMTMPAPDEDVGELSMWAQAENRAWMTDDMRARIARAYPLRRVARPEDVTGAVLFLASDAAGFVTGQTLSVSGGYTMM
- a CDS encoding PRC-barrel domain-containing protein, which gives rise to MKQLVTFAAVAAVLVLPPGALAQQQSEPAPQTQPQQQPPPPQPPVAERPAGQAGAQHGATIASDSLVGAQVRDQQGKEIGKVGKLLIDPTDGKVSSVVITRGGGLLTGSGQEMAVPWNAVRVQRGQDQELVVTMQQDMLEQAPAASPGGREQREKQDRQ